The Pecten maximus chromosome 11, xPecMax1.1, whole genome shotgun sequence genome has a segment encoding these proteins:
- the LOC117338146 gene encoding DNA ligase-like — protein MGKEKCNFWEKCYRKDPTHKKNFVHPGDKVEEDDEEDMDVEDSTSKPVPLRRRKTHDMSQSDGEDDTDVTPKTTLKKVNSKKAKTSEDDEKPGPSRGGNSSDEDTSKPKCEYWIKCYRKDPKHLKDYRHPKQRLSARPKPTRKLEDGDIVSVEGGFKLKRLGSDFTCTCIGWKTQKNATNKRTCKHLREHLGDVYEKARIGQLPVAKRKAPEPTQHFSHLSVSLLLAHKYDEKSPNPIGWWVSEKLDGVRAFWNGKCFYSRLGNPFYAPKWFTKDLPKDMHLDGELFGGRKKFQSTVSIVKTPECDNWKKLIYSVFDAPHMEKETFEKRQEALKEFFDENKPQYAELVKQTKCTSKQQLDEDLKKIIALGGEGLMIREPKSKYERRRSKTLLKLKKFYDAEAIVIGYDPGKGRFTGAVGALRCKMECGKIFSVGSGLTDKDHRRPPKIGSIITYKFQEYTNSGSPRFPTFLGVRIDATKPKDADVPVTAADN, from the exons ATGGGCAAAGAAAAATGTAACTTCTGGGAAAAGTGTTACAGAAAGGACCCTACTCACAAGAAAAACTTTGTCCACCCTGGAGATAAAGTTGAAGAGGATG ATGAGGAAGATATGGATGTAGAAGATTCTACGTCCAAGCCTGTCCCTCTGAGGCGAAGAAAAACACACGATATGAGTCAGAGTGATGGCGAAGATGATACGGACGTTACGCCTAAAACAACTCTAAAAAAAGTGAACTCTAAAAAAGCTAAAACCTCAGAAGACGATGAAAAGCCAGGCCcatcaaggggaggtaactcaagTGATGAAGACACCAGCAAACCAAAGTGTGAATATTGGATAAAATGTTACAGAAAAGATCCAAAACACTTGAAAGATTATCGACATCCGAAGCAAAGGTTAAGTGCACGACCAAAACCTACCAGGAAGTTGGAGGATGGGGATATTGTGAGTGTGGAGGGAGGTTTTAAACTGAAAAGACTTGGCAGTGACTTCACCTGCAC TTGTATTGGTTGGAAAACACAGAAAAATGCTACCAACAAACGGACGTGTAAACATCTAAGGGAACACTTGGGAGACGTTTATGAAAAGGCAAGAATCGGTCAGCTCCCCGTGGCAAAGAGGAAGGCGCCAGAACCTACACAACACTTCAGCCATCTTTCTGTTAGTTTGTTACTGGCTCACAAGTATGATGAAAA ATCTCCGAACCCAATTGGCTGGTGGGTGAGCGAAAAATTAGACGGTGTTCGAGCATTCTGGAATGGAAA gTGTTTCTACTCCAGACTAGGAAATCCTTTCTACGCACCAAAGTGGTTTACAAAA gATCTGCCAAAAGACATGCATCTAGATGGCGAGTTGTTTGGAGGAAGAAAGAAGTTTCAGTCAACTGTCAGTATTGTGAAGACCCCCGAGTGTGACAACTGGAAAAAGCTTATATACTCT GTGTTTGATGCTCCTCATATGGAGAAGGAGACTTTTGAAAAGCGTCAAGAAGCCCTCAAAGAGTTTTTTGATGAAAACAA ACCTCAGTATGCAGAGCTTGTGAAGCAGACCAAATGTACAAGTAAACAACAATTGGACGAGGACCTGAAAAAAATCATCGCTCTTGGTGGAGAGGGGCTTATGATCAGAGAACCAAAATCTAAATATGAACGAAGGAGGTCCAAAACGCTCCTGAAGTTAAAGAAGTTTTATGATGCTGAG GCCATTGTCATTGGTTACGACCCTGGTAAAGGTCGTTTCACTGGAGCCGTGGGAGCCTTGCGATGTAAGATGGAGTGTGGCAAGATATTCTCAGTGGGGTCTGG ATTGACAGACAAAGATCACAGACGGCCACCAAAGATCGGTTCTATAATAACGTACAAATTCCAGGAGTATACAAACTCTGGCAGTCCACGATTCCCGACATTTCTTGGTGTACGAATCGATGCTACAAAACCAAAGGACGCCGATGTACCAGTGACAGCAGCTGACAATTGA